CATTTCACCTCGGCAAGACTGGGTgttataaaatgtcttttttttttttaaatctgtcagCTTgagttcaaataaaatgtttattatttaggtttgtatataaaattatttatatgaatttcCCAAAAATTCTAATTAATTTCTATAAATGCCCAGTAAGTTTCCAacttggaatatttccaaaattccccagatgaaGTTCCTGGAAATTTACTGAAAATGTTCCACCCCTATGCAACTAGGGGTATGTCAATCAACATATTAATCTGGACTCGTGTGTGAACACTTCAATATTAACCAACACCCAGGAAGCCGAACTCAATACTCAAATCTCACGGGCCCTTGACGTATAACTGCCCTCAAGCATGTCATGGAAAAATAGGGAATGTCTCAGTTCTTTAGTATGGTATTAAATCTTTCAGTGCTAACAATAGAGAAGaacatatttaacatcagttcACTTACTTATTAAAGACAATCCCAAATTTCAGCCAGAAATGGTGCTGTATATTAAACAGGCCAATTAAAAATGCTGTATTTTTGCTGTTCTTGTGAGGAGCCCCTCTTAGCAGGCATGCAGGTTACAGattaaacacattaatgctgcATAGATATTGTTAATGACTTTCTATTGCTGTAATAGTAGTTTGTTGTGCTAAATTACAATTCCCTGCCAGAATCCATCTCCCCAGCATGTACGTGTTCGCTGTACTGTAGTCTATACCATACAACAAACATCAAATATTGTGTCTGGTCTGTTACACACATGTAAGCGTCACATGCATTTAAACACTTTGAAGACGAATAGTAAAAGGATTATGTTGAAAATAAATTAGAACCTTTACAGCATGCAGATTCAACTCCTTTCAAATGAGGTTTCAAGATTACTGCTGCCAGTAAGCAGTTCCAAACTTCCCAGGTAATATACATCTCCCCTACACTCCTGacttgattttttaaaaaggcttttttagcagttctgaaaaaaaataaaaaaagtttactgCCATTTTGTGAATGCTAAGTTTGCAAGCAgcagaagggaaaaaaacaaatcacacaagACTATAAATAATGTGAGTTGATGGAGTCAAACAGTAAGgagaacaaaaaacataaaacagaaaaaataacttttctatCGCAGTATCCATACTGGTTGGGCACTACAGACATTAGCAAACACTCGCACTCTGTCTCCATCTTACTTGTTTACTCTTACCTCCAAGTTTCTTTCATTAATCAGCCACTTATCTAATTAAAGTTTTATAGAGAGAaaaagtttaaatgtattttgattAGGATGGAAAAGATCATGATTAAAGTCTGCACTTTACAGCATTTAATCACTTTTATACTCAGTGCTCATTACTACTGTAAAAACAcgttaacaaacaaaacaacaattaggcagtaaataaacaaatttgtgGTGTTTCCCTATTACTGAATGAGACAATTTCCTACAGAGATCAGTATGTTGCAGTAATGAGCACTGAGTATATAAGTGATTAAAAGCTGTAAAGTGCAGACTTTAATCATTACCTTTTTTGTGCCACGTGAATGTGAGTGCTGTAAAAACAATTGTGTGCTCTACTTAAGTAACACAAAACAATATGCCATCGGACATTGTGTACTGATTATTGTAAACTTTTTCATCTTTACTTCCTGCACATAAGGTCACAATTCTGAAGTATCTTGAGCATCCCAAAagggtaaaaacaaaaaaaaaaggtaaaacaaCAGGTTGGTAACAATGTGATCAAAATACATTCTCTGTCTTCATTGTTAAATTGCTTTTAGATCAATCCTGCATATATActataaaaatgcaaatgaatttCAGATACACACAGCTTTAAACCTGTGTGTAAACTCTCATCAAATCAAAATTCTCATGTGCCTGAATTTTAACATTAACCTGAAGTTGACAAAATGTCACCCAGGCCATTTTCAAGTAAATCATTTccaaaaagacaaataaaaaacttgAGTGTGATCATGTGTGTTAGTGAAAAGTTCAACATGTGGGTGAGTTAATACATTAAACAATTATCATAACATCTCATGTCAAGTATTTATTAGCTGTAAATCAAACACTGATCAGTAACTACATGTAAAACTGACagcaataataatttaaattaccTTCTCAAAGTCTGAGCTAAAATCTCGCACAAACCACACAAGCTTTCCAAAACACACTTCATTACACCAACCAAAACATATCTACAAGTGCAGACACGTTTAAACATTATGTATGCGAGTAtttgtttacacaacacacgAGAGCTCATGCTGAGCACTTCGTCAGCAGATCCACCATGTCAGGCTGAGTTAGCCGTCAGgatttaaacacataaatagGTTCGAGTCTCTCGGTTATGAAAGTAAACACCTGAATCACTTTTGTTTTCAATTAGTTTGAATCgttttaacatttaaaccatAGCCCAGTATTTCGCTGCAATACATTATGTCGAGATACAGACATAGTTAATAATGTACAGCTCGCTAGCCGGctggaagacacacacagagtaacccAGCTAACCTAGCTAAGCTAACCCAGCTAAGCTAGCCTAGCTAAGTTAGCCCAGCTAAGCTAACTACAGCCTGCTGTTCATAATTGTACACAATTTCAACAACAATACTGCAGTGTCGCAGGTCAAAAAAAAGTGCTACCAAATTGATTCTGAATATACAACCCATGTCAAGTCTATAGCAAGGTTTAAGCTGAGGTTTAGCATCCAGTTTGGCTAATGAAAACAGAAGAGGAAGCTGTTAGCTAGCTGCGATGAGACTAACTAGCTCCGTTAGCTCTCAGCCACCCAGGTGACACAAACCAAGTCTGAAcatcacaacaataacaacctTCCTCCATCCTGCAACAAAGCCGCCGATGTAGTTAGACCGCTTAAGACACATTTGGCACACCGCCtcatataaacaaaacacacccaaacactaCTACGCGGTCAAGAAGACCTCAATTAGAGATGATATCAATAGTAAATTTTTGGCTACGCTTTACCTTCAATTCCGCACTCTCCGCCATCTTGTTTCTCTGGCGCATGCGCGGTAGGCCCTCGGCACGTGAGCGAGCCGCGTTACTAATAACGTTCCTCAGATTCAAAATTAGCGCCCAGTTTTTCAGCCGAACCATCGGTTTACAGATAGGACAGATCTGTGCAGCCGAACTAATGAGAATGGGTCAATTATCGGAGTAAGAAACACCCAATTAAATAAAGGCATGATAAGAGCGTGATAAAAGAAACACTGAATGAAAAACACCATGATCCCTAATGAAGGGATAAGctaccaaaacaaaacacaggctAGCTGCTAATCAATGCTAAAATAAATCTCAAAAGAGgttttctctgttttattccattttaagaaaataataaggCGTTAAAGCAGTTAAAAATCTCcaacaataattaattaatttggtcagcaaaaaatgaaaagggaaaatagataaaataactTAGCTGTTAATCAGGGTCTTTCAGATAATGGTGGATTTTCAACAGGGATTTCAGGTCATTTGTGCTTACATTAGAACATATTAGCTCAATAATAATCTGGATTTGGGCAATCACTCTTTCATTTTAGTgccttttattgtcatttcaaccatatttagctgttgcagtacacagtaaaatgagacctttctccaggaccatgatgctacataaacacagaactaaggacttaagtaagttagttaAGGACTTAAGCAAGACTTTACTTTCCTGCTAATTGCTGCATTATCCGTCTAGATATTGTTCATATATTTAAACTATGTATAATaaaaaaccttttgtttttctcacgTCGGATTCTGCATCTGATTTTTCACTTATTCTGCCCATAAAGTAAGATACTGCAAACTCAATCCCAAAAAGCTCTAAGCTATACAGCTCAAATGAAAAACAGCCTAAATTGCATCTGTACTGGGAGTTGTTTCTGCAATATAATGTTACTCAACAGCCATCCATCTTATACTACACAGGGTCATTGGGAGACTGGagatgatatttattttttcacattataGAAACTATGGCACATACTGCAAGTATACTTATTATATAACTCATTCTTATATATACAATAAGTTAAAATGTTATCATTAATTTTCTCCCACAATAACTCTATGGTTCAACATCATTTTGAACCCAATACAGTGGAAACATGGTTGTCTTTTTTGAATGTAAGTATCAGCTTATGTCAACCTTGTAGCTGCTTACATCAAATTATAGTCTAGAATACTTAACACATCCAGGCCAAAGACTGTAAAGAACCAGCATCAAAACCTGAATGTGAAGGTACACCATATGCATATTATTATGGCAAGTGTACCTTGTTTTACTCTTCTTTCCAACtctggaaatgttttttatttataccacTTTAGGCTGCTTAAAATGATTTGCGGCCAAGTTTCCCTTCCAGCATAGAATACATTACATTTGGCAAACATTCTTATCCAGACAGGGTGACTTTCATCTTTTCTCTTTCCTACCGCTGTGCAGTCAAGGGTACAAGGATTTGAAATCATAACCATCCGATCAGCAGTCTAGCATCTTAACCAGTGAGCtacctaaaataaataaataaataaacttacataaaataattattttagccATTGGAGATTCATAAAATTTCCActcactttttttattactgttttagattttttcaATTTAAGTAACCAAACAAGTCCAATTACATTAAGTAATCCAACATTCCAACATTTACTTGTTCTCTTACTTCACATGGCTATTAtattctctcattctcattctcattctTAGTTGTTGTGCCTTTCCAAGCACCTTTTAGGCCTAAATATGTACTATGGTATATTTGTGtacatatacgtgtgtgtatgttatgcagggctctcaagttttgaagacaggcaagagtgacatttattaaataataaaatgtcatttaaaaaaaatgacataaaacattccaaaacttaatattttaattaaacaaaacatattaaattatataatgtaGTGCTGGTGTTTAGTAGCCTTAGatttaatttatgataaattcattattttataaaatgtcataaagccaGGGCCCccggcaccatctcagggcccccagtttgagaaccactggcctagactacttgttctgagcaggtgtcaGTGAAAAGACTGTAAAGctgttacagacactcatgaaaaactcatactgattatctgggaaacagCTCTAACAGCAAagtgtcattgtttgtgtcagacaagttgtgaatttattgtaacattaaaacaggagatcatgacttactctgtgctcaaagtgatgctcgcagctccagtggttttctctctGGGTGAACTGGAAATGCTGTACAATTCCAAGATATgcttttttcattggttgttgcgttaaatcttatccagatagtgctattttctgactGGCTATTGTGTAGCTCGGGGGTggttctaggccttttttaTGGTGGCTTCAGCCTTGTCTGATCTCAGCCAccttaaaactaaaagtataatttttactttcataaataaacaataaaaatgacgctaaaatgcaggacatgtcgtcgatgggaaagaaatttatttatcagtttgatccaagagcgtttTTTACTTAGCTTTTACGCACGTGTAGTATTCATCATCAGCTGCGCCGTCTGTTTTAtttgtacggagaagcacagagtcagtcagagctggaggcatttacgtatctataacgttaatcggcggaaacccgcaaagacggcaaccaaaaacagtgaaatttcactattcttattaccagtttatagcacaaacaaattattaatgcaaacgatccattcaatactaaataaaaaaaacatttattgatttggtctgtcttgtgaatatttgtttaataatgactgcattaattggacacactgtttgtagagaatgcacacaaacatgaactgatttgattcaagactggcatcgttacatcatgcataaaattttggtgtccacttttgccattttaaataataccataacttttggcttactatgttttcatataatatataatataaaactcttcttgttttaaattctcactgagggctaagcctCCCTAAAGGTAAAATCCTAGAACCGACCCTGGTGTAGCCTcatttttgattggctgataagtttgaggctcgactaagaactccaggagacgcgcttgatttctgcccggttccatagagacagcggtgcggacagatacattttgggcgctgcggcatattacatatatgataaatagtacgtttttctgcgtgacaaatacaatgtgtggtgggagagcgtgagtGCGTGTCTCACGCTCAATGCGTGTCTCACGCTCAATGCTTGATACTTGATTGTCCTGGTTATGTATTGTGTCTATCAGAATCGTCTAGATTATTGCCTTCTCATTTATTTCTTAGTGGATTGTACTAGTATATATTTAGTAGGCCTCTGAAGTCAGTTGTTTAACTTACTTGTGCATTGAGTAGTATAATGTGTCGTTTTTGTTCTTTAGACTGCTCCCTGTATGGAATTGTCGACACAGTTAATCATCCGGTCACAGATTGATCTGGCCCAGGAAAGCCAGGGATCCTGCTGTTGGATGGATGATGACTGGATCGCCACTGGTTTGGAAAAAGTGTCCATAAGATGGCGCTGTGAGACCAAGTATTACAAACGATTTCCTTCGTTGAAACGCTGACCAAAGGTTTATAAACCAGGCATGTTAGTCTTCTGCAGCAATATAgatacaaaaagaaacaaagagaacTGAATCTAGTATATGTATTAATGTGTTAGTATGTATATAAGTTTAATGAGTTTCTATCAATTAAGATCTACTAGTTCTGTTATGTGATATATAGCGTATCCTTGCACAtcttcagttcaattcaaatttatttgtatttgtgtaatggacattgtatcaaagcagcttttaaGAACATATGAAACCTAATACAAAAAGTTACCCATCTTagaaaaatattatacaaaaattaaaataatactaaaattcAAGACTTATATTAGACTTAagttgtttgtatttatccccaatgagcctGAGCCTgtggtgactgaggtgactgtggcaaggaaaaactcctttagatggaaaggaagaaacctttagaggaaccagactcaaaagggaacccatcctcatttgggatATTCAACACATAAGCAGCATACAGACTACTTGGGTATCTGCATGTAGATATATTCAGAATAGTTCTACACATATACTGAGTATGAAAGAGGGTGTGATAGTGTGCTAGTTTTCTGCGGTTGTGCTTTCACGTAGTCATCTGACTATTGTGTATGCAATGATCTTTAAATGAAACAACTATTGTTCTTATGACTTATAGAGTATAGCTTATTATTATCCATATGCATTAAtaactgattattatttaaagtctgaaaatgtgtgttcatgtgtgtgtcaaAATTTACATACTATATCCATGTCTTAAATTTTCAATAATATGTTAATGTCCATGAACTTAATTTGCTGTTTCATACTTTAAAACAGTCTTATGTTCCGTTACACACAACTCTTGCTACAAGATTGCTATATATTCTCACAGCAAGTAATAAGACAATAGTCATCATATAGTTTAACAAGATATTTTAATACACATTTCAGTCATCAGGTTTGCCATCAGCGCTGTCTATTTAAAGTGCTTTACATCAATTGTACATTGTTTACACATGAGAACAAACAACATTGATGAACAACATGGGTTAAATAAAACTGGTAAAAATACCTTAATAAATTAGTGTAGGATCTAACGTAAGAAAGTGCCCTAACAGTTCACCAACAGAAAGAGtatcacaataaataaaatatattacatactaTATGCATTGCACAAAGCCACCTATTACGATTTTTTTCTtaacaatttatattttttttcagtgaaacaTGTCAAGTTTTTTATTGAGCTAGATTTTATAGAAATGATACAGTTCATACAATaagccttttttattttgtaataattacAGTTTGAGAACTAGGATACTACCATACACACTTGCTCATTGCAGGCCTATAACTGAGGAATTCTGTTGGTTGTGAATGTTGTTTTTAAGGGTATATCACTGTCCATGTCTTGACACTGTCCATGTCTTGAGCAGTCTTATTTGTGAAGGACTGAAGGCATCATGGTGGTAGTAGAGGAGGCTTGAATGTACAGGTCCCAGAGCAATGACGAGGGGTCAGCATCTTACacgagaaatgatgaagtgcgTCGTGAGCTTCTGGGAAAAAAGGGTATGGATCGCTTAAAACAACAATgtctgtgtgcgcacgtgtgtgtgtgtgtgtgtgtgtgtgtgtgtgtgtgtgtgtgtgtgtgtgtgtgtgtgtgtgtcagtgactgAGAGTGGACAGAAGGTCAAAGGGGATGTAGGCCATAAAGAAATACTCCCCTCATAAAGACATGTTATGATGCGAGCAAAACCTTCTAAGctaaatataaatctgtgaGCTGAGGGCAAACATCTGCAAAAGTACAAAAACTGTACATAAGTACTTCATCAAGCAAGATGTTTTCTGTATGCCTAgcttgatttttattatttgctagAATCACTGATTACCTTTTAACTTCTGTTGAATAGCATAATGAGCCTTTCTTTCATGGTCCAACTCGCTGCACAATGTGTCTGAGCAGGAGGGACAAAGAATGACTAAGATATGAAAGGCTAACTATCCTACCTCATCTACTCATCTCCAGATTCAGCTATTCAGATTCATGTTTTTTATAATACTGAGACAATGCAGGAAAACAGCTTATAACCTAAGGATCTGCAGTAGGAGTTCCTTTAAACTGGACACCTTTCTCACCTCACTGTAAtattaaacaaagtaaaaacaaaaaggaaacacCCTACTGGCTTCTTAAGTAAACTCTAAAACTCAGAAGGTTCAAAACATAATTATCAAGAACAAAGTAACCCTCAAGATTACACATCTGAAATCCTCTAAATTTCCTGTGATGTagtaaatatacattaaatgtAAGAAAAGGACCgtaattattgtaattaatCAATTACTCATTTTAGTAaacttgtattttatttgtaagaCATTGTATATAGATTTGAAAAAACTGCTGGTcaattgtttgtatttgttttaactGTTGGTAACTTAAACacctttattgatttattaattgtgttagtttattattacaattgtgTTAATATATCTATGTCTCTTTTGTGCATGTgctgtaaaatattttgaaaatattttgaaattattGCATGTGAGTTAATATATTTTTGGAAAATTAGGACCTTACCTCGAACTATTTGCAGTTGCTGGACCATTTCTTCTCGGTATGACAGCTCTCTTTTCATTTGGTCTTGAAAGTTGTCTGGGAAACAATCATTAATTTACAGaaattaacattatttttgttGGTTAAATGGGAAAAATCTAATCATACCACATTGTAACTCTTGAATAACTGTCCACATAAAGGCTTACATGAGGATGTAGCATAACTGAGCCttaataaagaaaaggaaattcaaaagaataaatacattacaTGCTTATGAGAAAATACCTTTCAAACTTTGGAATTCCCGTTCCAGCTTCTTTCTCAGCTCCACTTGTTCCACTAGCTGTTTTTGGAGCTCTTCTGTTGAAGAGAAaatttttaacagttttttcaACAGCACAATTATTACAAGATGGTTATTTAAAAGCAGTGTGTAAAGTCTCTTAGGATAAATAATCCTGGATGAATAATTAAGCAGTTCTTAtgagaatataataataataataataataataataataataataataataataaatgtacacacacacacacacacacacacacacatatatatatatatatatatgtgtgtgtgtgtgtgtgtgtgtgtgtgtgtgtgtgtgtgtgtgtgtatatatatgtgtgtgtgtgtgtgtgtgtgtgtgtgtgtgtgtgtgtgtgtgtgtgtgtgtgtatatatatatgtgtgtgtgtgtgtgtgtgtgtgtgtgtgtgtgtgtgtgtgtgtgtatatatatatgtgtgtgtgtgtgtgtgtgtgtgtgtgtgtgtgtgtgtgtgtgtgtgtgtgtgtgtgtgtgtgtgtgtgtgtgtgtaaaattataGATACACTTTAGTACGATATGAATTCTAGCCCATTAAGCTCCATTAACGAAGCATGCTTTTCCTTTCTATAGTTATTTTTGGCTGTATTTCTAAAAAtgacatacataaatatacatagtaATGCAAAGCATATTttaatacatctaaaaatgaAGACTATAGTCGGCTAAAATTTACAATCTTCTGCTAGTTCGTTAGATAACATTTGCAgtttatataacaaataaaatacatcccAGTTTATCACTGTTTAAGACTCAACTACTATATTTTCGGTaaagaaaattttaattaaGGAGCACGTacgaattattattattattattattattattattattattattattattactattttattattaattataccTTTCGCCATGTTTTCGATGTTTATTTCAATCCGTGACACTCTGCCTGCTTCACTGCGCATAGCTTCCATATCTGGACACAGAGAAAATAAcatttgatgttgttgttgttgttgttgttattattattattattattattattattattattattattattattattattattattaacactaatcTTTGACATAACGAATCTGACCTTCGGGTTCTCTCGAGCCTCCTTCAGGAGCGCTAGTTTGTTCGTGCAATGTTTTCGGTGCAGTTATTTCCTCTACTGTGGATGACGGCTCCTCCTCGTGCGCATCTTTAACTGctggaaacaaagtaaataataaaaaaaaatctccgtAAAAAGCGAAAGGCTGTAGATGGGACGAGACGAACTGAAAGAGGAGCCTACCACTGGAGTCTCGCTGATAAGAGGTTGTCGAGCCGAAACATGGCGCACTCATCTGATACAGGGGCGCAATCCTTTCATGTGCATACACCTGTAGAATTAACCAGGCAATTAGTCGTAATTATTTTCAATTACACTCTTTTTTGCACCCCTCTTGAGACTGCAAAAAAGCAGACTATTTTCATAAAGTCCCACTGGTAAACCCAATGAGCATAATCACTATTTAGAGAAAATGAAGGATCCACAATTGAAGAACAATAGCCATGACCTCACACTAAGGTAAGTTGAATTACTTCGTAAATTAAGAGACAATTACAATTCTCACCGTATTAACATTACAAtgaatgttcattttaaatggaAGGCTGATGCATTGTGGATAGATTTGCACTGCGAATGACAGTTTAATACACAGATATTTTAAAAACTTCATACTCACTTCAAAGCGCGTTGCGGGTTTGTGGTTCTCCAATAGCGGCTTGTTCTGCTTCTCTGCTTCactcgtgtgtgttgtgtgtggatCAGACATTCGGCTGTTTTCCTCGCCTTGGCTTTTCCCTCCCTCGCAGTGCACGTGAACAGATAAAGTGGCTGGAGGGCTGTGATGGTCGTCCACTGAAAGTTGAAGGCGTTCTTCATCTTCCTGTACTTTGTGAGACTCCACGTCCACATCCGGGTCCTCTGCGCTGTCGTCCACGTCCGGAGATGCAGACCTGTAACTTGAACTTTCGCTCAGGAAATCAGGTGACAGGTAACCGGGCCTGGTTCCCGAATACGAGCCTCTGTTGACGTAGAGTTTTGCTATACTTTCTGTGTCCTTAACTACAGGCCTGAAGGCCGACACATAGCTCGGTTTTCTTGGCAGGCTTTCCGTGGGTCTGGTCTCATCACCGGATTTGTCCTCGTCGTTGCGGCTGGACTGCGTACTGGAGCAGCGCTCGTTCTCTATCAGGCTCTCTTTGGGCGTGCTGGCGCTTCTCTCACTCGCCTCTGATGTATCGAATTCGTGCTGCCGTGCGCAAAGGACCTCGGGAGGCGGTTTCGGTGGCGCGTGGTGATAAGGAGCCATAGGCAGGCCACCTGCCGTGGGCCAAAACATGGGAAATGAAGGGTAAGCACTGTCCTTCGTGCCTGGCCAGAATACACCAGGCAAGTTAGTTTTGTTCTGATCCCCTACCACACCGTCGTCTTTCTTTTGACACAGTCCGAATGCCTGGAAGCCGTAAGGATGAGGAAAGAGGGGTGGCGGAATCTTCTGCAGCATCCCAAAACTCTTGCTAGGTACCGGGATTACAGGGTAACTGCGGATGCCACTCGGTATGGGCACGGAGGCTCTGTCGTCTTCACAGCGAAGGGTTTTAAGCGGGACCTCGGATGAACTCCGCTGGACTTGATTCACTGGGCCTTGTGATTTCAGTGGGGACGAACTTTCAGACCCATGTCCAGGTAGTGTCCGCTTCCGGCTGCCTCCGTTAAACATGGCCTTCACGTCCTCCCAAGCGTGGGTCACATCTTCCGAAGAGCTTTTTTCCGTCAGCTTTAGGTGCCGTCTCCAT
The DNA window shown above is from Tachysurus fulvidraco isolate hzauxx_2018 chromosome 13, HZAU_PFXX_2.0, whole genome shotgun sequence and carries:
- the skor1b gene encoding SKI family transcriptional corepressor 1 homolog-B isoform X4, which translates into the protein MESISSQISAGRDSTCSPNSKQELQSYTGTSLKPNQVSETSLYGIPIVSLVIDGQERLCLAQISNTLLKNYSYNEIHNRRVALGITCVQCTPVQLEILRRAGAMPISSRRCGMITKREAERLCKSFLGEHNPPKLPENFAFDVSHECAWGCRGSFIPARYNSSRAKCIKCSFCNMYFSPNKFIFHSHRTPESKYMQPDAANFNSWRRHLKLTEKSSSEDVTHAWEDVKAMFNGGSRKRTLPGHGSESSSPLKSQGPVNQVQRSSSEVPLKTLRCEDDRASVPIPSGIRSYPVIPVPSKSFGMLQKIPPPLFPHPYGFQAFGLCQKKDDGVVGDQNKTNLPGVFWPGTKDSAYPSFPMFWPTAGGLPMAPYHHAPPKPPPEVLCARQHEFDTSEASERSASTPKESLIENERCSSTQSSRNDEDKSGDETRPTESLPRKPSYVSAFRPVVKDTESIAKLYVNRGSYSGTRPGYLSPDFLSESSSYRSASPDVDDSAEDPDVDVESHKVQEDEERLQLSVDDHHSPPATLSVHVHCEGGKSQGEENSRMSDPHTTHTSEAEKQNKPLLENHKPATRFEVYAHERIAPLYQMSAPCFGSTTSYQRDSSAVKDAHEEEPSSTVEEITAPKTLHEQTSAPEGGSREPEDMEAMRSEAGRVSRIEINIENMAKEELQKQLVEQVELRKKLEREFQSLKDNFQDQMKRELSYREEMVQQLQIVRDADPSSLLWDLYIQASSTTTMMPSVLHK
- the skor1b gene encoding SKI family transcriptional corepressor 1 homolog-B isoform X3, producing MESISSQISAGRDSTCSPNSKQELQSYTGTSLKPNQVSETSLYGIPIVSLVIDGQERLCLAQISNTLLKNYSYNEIHNRRVALGITCVQCTPVQLEILRRAGAMPISSRRCGMITKREAERLCKSFLGEHNPPKLPENFAFDVSHECAWGCRGSFIPARYNSSRAKCIKCSFCNMYFSPNKFIFHSHRTPESKYMQPDAANFNSWRRHLKLTEKSSSEDVTHAWEDVKAMFNGGSRKRTLPGHGSESSSPLKSQGPVNQVQRSSSEVPLKTLRCEDDRASVPIPSGIRSYPVIPVPSKSFGMLQKIPPPLFPHPYGFQAFGLCQKKDDGVVGDQNKTNLPGVFWPGTKDSAYPSFPMFWPTAGGLPMAPYHHAPPKPPPEVLCARQHEFDTSEASERSASTPKESLIENERCSSTQSSRNDEDKSGDETRPTESLPRKPSYVSAFRPVVKDTESIAKLYVNRGSYSGTRPGYLSPDFLSESSSYRSASPDVDDSAEDPDVDVESHKVQEDEERLQLSVDDHHSPPATLSVHVHCEGGKSQGEENSRMSDPHTTHTSEAEKQNKPLLENHKPATRFEVYAHERIAPLYQMSAPCFGSTTSYQRDSSVKDAHEEEPSSTVEEITAPKTLHEQTSAPEGGSREPEDMEAMRSEAGRVSRIEINIENMAKEELQKQLVEQVELRKKLEREFQSLKDNFQDQMKRELSYREEMVQQLQIVREAHDALHHFSCKMLTPRHCSGTCTFKPPLLPP
- the skor1b gene encoding SKI family transcriptional corepressor 1 homolog-B isoform X6; translation: MESISSQISAGRDSTCSPNSKQELQSYTGTSLKPNQVSETSLYGIPIVSLVIDGQERLCLAQISNTLLKNYSYNEIHNRRVALGITCVQCTPVQLEILRRAGAMPISSRRCGMITKREAERLCKSFLGEHNPPKLPENFAFDVSHECAWGCRGSFIPARYNSSRAKCIKCSFCNMYFSPNKFIFHSHRTPESKYMQPDAANFNSWRRHLKLTEKSSSEDVTHAWEDVKAMFNGGSRKRTLPGHGSESSSPLKSQGPVNQVQRSSSEVPLKTLRCEDDRASVPIPSGIRSYPVIPVPSKSFGMLQKIPPPLFPHPYGFQAFGLCQKKDDGVVGDQNKTNLPGVFWPGTKDSAYPSFPMFWPTAGGLPMAPYHHAPPKPPPEVLCARQHEFDTSEASERSASTPKESLIENERCSSTQSSRNDEDKSGDETRPTESLPRKPSYVSAFRPVVKDTESIAKLYVNRGSYSGTRPGYLSPDFLSESSSYRSASPDVDDSAEDPDVDVESHKVQEDEERLQLSVDDHHSPPATLSVHVHCEGGKSQGEENSRMSDPHTTHTSEAEKQNKPLLENHKPATRFEVYAHERIAPLYQMSAPCFGSTTSYQRDSSVKDAHEEEPSSTVEEITAPKTLHEQTSAPEGGSREPEEELQKQLVEQVELRKKLEREFQSLKDNFQDQMKRELSYREEMVQQLQIVREAHDALHHFSCKMLTPRHCSGTCTFKPPLLPP
- the skor1b gene encoding SKI family transcriptional corepressor 1 homolog-B isoform X5, encoding MESISSQISAGRDSTCSPNSKQELQSYTGTSLKPNQVSETSLYGIPIVSLVIDGQERLCLAQISNTLLKNYSYNEIHNRRVALGITCVQCTPVQLEILRRAGAMPISSRRCGMITKREAERLCKSFLGEHNPPKLPENFAFDVSHECAWGCRGSFIPARYNSSRAKCIKCSFCNMYFSPNKFIFHSHRTPESKYMQPDAANFNSWRRHLKLTEKSSSEDVTHAWEDVKAMFNGGSRKRTLPGHGSESSSPLKSQGPVNQVQRSSSEVPLKTLRCEDDRASVPIPSGIRSYPVIPVPSKSFGMLQKIPPPLFPHPYGFQAFGLCQKKDDGVVGDQNKTNLPGVFWPGTKDSAYPSFPMFWPTAGGLPMAPYHHAPPKPPPEVLCARQHEFDTSEASERSASTPKESLIENERCSSTQSSRNDEDKSGDETRPTESLPRKPSYVSAFRPVVKDTESIAKLYVNRGSYSGTRPGYLSPDFLSESSSYRSASPDVDDSAEDPDVDVESHKVQEDEERLQLSVDDHHSPPATLSVHVHCEGGKSQGEENSRMSDPHTTHTSEAEKQNKPLLENHKPATRFEVYAHERIAPLYQMSAPCFGSTTSYQRDSSAVKDAHEEEPSSTVEEITAPKTLHEQTSAPEGGSREPEEELQKQLVEQVELRKKLEREFQSLKDNFQDQMKRELSYREEMVQQLQIVREAHDALHHFSCKMLTPRHCSGTCTFKPPLLPP